The Sediminispirochaeta bajacaliforniensis DSM 16054 nucleotide sequence CCATCCTTTTGGTTTTGACATATCCTCTTTGTTCCAGCCAGTTAATCTGTTCGTTTACCTCTGATATGCCTACAGCATGACCATATTCTTTCAGCAACCGCTGTAGCATTTCATTGGATAGATTATGGCCAGCATCATTCTTCAAACCCTGCAATATGAGCATCCGCTGATTCGGTGTAAAAATGGTTTCCATCTTTTCTCCTACTTCCCCGGCGTATTGCTGATAAACCAATTCTGTATTGACTGTAAAATCGGTTTTATTCCCTTGAGTTCACCTCCGAACTCACCCATTCTTCGCTGCATTTCGCTAAGTAAAGTATTCTCCAAATAATCAACACGTTTCTCTAACTTTCGATGGTCTTCGATACGTGCTTCCTTCTCAACAAGGATCAACTCAGATATTGATTGCCTAAAGGTTGCATCCTTTTCTTCTTGCTTCTTTTTCCAATAAGTGAAAACAGTAAATGATAATCCGGAGACGGATAAAAAGGTCCCAATTGCAGCAAGTACAAATTTTGCGATATCCATTCCCCCTCCTACTTTCTGCAAAGTACCATGTCAGGAGAATGAACTAATTAAACAGTGGTTATTATGTCTTGATCTCTGTATGTGGGATACTCGTTTTAGGAGGGTATGCCATGATAATACGGAAAGAACAATA carries:
- a CDS encoding VpaChn25_0724 family phage protein, with translation METIFTPNQRMLILQGLKNDAGHNLSNEMLQRLLKEYGHAVGISEVNEQINWLEQRGYVKTKRMGATPLVIVTIARPGLDVAEGFIRAEGIDPPLEE